From the Lathyrus oleraceus cultivar Zhongwan6 chromosome 4, CAAS_Psat_ZW6_1.0, whole genome shotgun sequence genome, one window contains:
- the LOC127074963 gene encoding very-long-chain (3R)-3-hydroxyacyl-CoA dehydratase PASTICCINO 2A, protein MATTSSSSSSPIRRFYLILYNWTVLFGWLQVLYLSLKTLKELGHEHVYTAAEKPLLFAQTAAVLEILHGLVGLVRSPITATLPQIGSRLFLVWGILWSFPETRTHVLVSSLLISWSITEIIRYSFFGFKEAFGFTPSWFLWLRYSTFLLLYPTGISSEVGLIYIALPFIKASEKYCIRMPNTWNSSFDFFYIAIIALAIYVPGSPHMYSYMLAQRKKALAKSKTE, encoded by the exons ATGGCTActacttcttcttcttcttcttcacctaTTAGAAGATTCTATCTTATTCTTTACAATTGGACTGTTTTATTTGGATG GCTTCAAGTTCTGTATCTGTCTTTGAAAACATTGAAGGAATTGGGTCATGAACATGTTTACACTGCAGCTGAAAAACCCTTGCTTTTTGCTCAAACCGCTGCTGTATTAGAG ATTCTTCATGGTTTAGTGG GGCTTGTGAGGTCTCCAATAACAGCAACATTGCCTCAGATTGGTTCAAGGCTGTTTCTTGTATGGGGTATCTTGTGGAGCTTTCCTGAG ACTCGAACTCATGTTCTTGTGAGCTCCCTACTAATCAGCTGGTCTATCACAGAG ATTATTCGTTATTCTTTCTTTGGATTTAAAGAGGCTTTTGGATTCACCCCATCTTGGTTTTTGTGGCTTAG ATATAGCACGTTCTTACTATTGTATCCAACAGGCATAAGCAGTGAAGTTGGTTTGATAtacattgccttgccattcatTAAG GCATCTGAGAAGTATTGCATAAGAATGCCTAATACATGGAACTCTTCATTCGATTTCTTTTACATTGCAATTATTGCGTTGGCAATCTACGTTCCAG GTAGTCCTCACATGTACTCATACATGCTTGCACAGAGGAAGAAAGCGCTCGCCAAATCGAAGACGGAATAG
- the LOC127074962 gene encoding uncharacterized protein LOC127074962 isoform X1, whose protein sequence is MTDQYNHYDILQHQLGKLIKIMAAWFNSIMPNLGIPSSFLPKPISLPPLSSFRNNGDVNNNLHDQRLETNKNEDLSKSLSDDEKNVKQDNIWQLFREAQQNILYLNNQRLGAIEELNKTNKEKQFLFDKIRKLEAEKKEGTDKLSTCSELLLRIDSMVLGRVISPAEASDFRSLVLNHKVSVVDVFNLVSHKSDSELLRELRHFSDQSKTRSFHIIHICTEMAPLVHRGSVASYVTGISRALQRKGHLVEVILPKYACLDLDQVQGLREVKGEAYSYFNGQLHGNKIWNGVVYGIGVTLIEPLNYSSFFNREMIYGYPDDFERFSYFCRASLDYIVKCGKQPDVLHLHNWETAIVGPLFWDIFFNKGLGGTRILLTCHDFNSQGIEQPNKLALCGLDPSNLHQHDRLQDNTNTQFVNILKGGVVYSNRVVIMSSIHPKHTIVRNLSHELEPTLNVHRDKLVVAPYGFEKSTWDPSRDYFLPENFNAENMNGKAICKVALLQQLGLSEHSSSILVGCNFSEGTDIDVKKMKDIVLNAKQKDVQLILMNTSEKQVLNQALESLQKQLKDDDNIKFVGAYDEVLSHLIFAGSDIILCRSFLDPSDETPLKALRYGTAPIAVGTHTHINRVIPFDRNLMNHDQEATKYSKIINNTFGNMSLGLAIDEIRSNPSTWKRRIVEAMSHDLSWDGECYEVHLAAYSAIKNM, encoded by the exons ATGACTGATCAGTATAATCATTATGATATACTACAACATCAGTTGGGAAAGTTAATCAAAATTATGGCGGCATGGTTCAACTCAATCATGCCAAATTTGGGAATTCCTTCGTCTTTTCTTCCAAAACCCATTTCACTTCCTCCTCTTTCTTCTTTCAG GAATAATGGAGATGTCAATAATAACTTACATGACCAAAG GTTAGAGACTAATAAAAATGAGGACTTGTCCAAG TCATTATCTGATGACGAAAAGAATGTGAAACAAGATAACATTTGGCAATTGTTCAGAGAAGCTCAGCAGA ACATACTATACTTAAACAATCAACGCCTTGGTGCCATTGAGGAACTTaacaaaacaaacaaagaaaaacaGTTCCTATTTGATAAGATAAGGAAATTAGAAGCAGAAAAGAAGGAGGGTACAG ATAAGTTATCAACTTGTTCCGAATTGCTGCTTCGAATAGACTCAATGGTCCTTGGCAGGGTGATTAGTCCTGCAGAGGCATCAGACTTTAGAAGTTTGGTGTTAAACCACAAAGTGAGTGTGGTTGATGTCTTTAATCTCGTCTCACATAAAAGCGATTCTGAACTTCTCAGAGAACTTCGTCACTTTTCAGATCAAAGCAAAAC GAGGAGTTTTCATATTATTCACATTTGCACAGAAATGGCACCATTGGTCCATAGAGGGTCTGTAGCATCATATGTAACCGGCATATCTCGTGCACTTCAAAGAAAAGGCCACCTGGTGGAGGTTATATTGCCCAA GTATGCATGTTTAGACCTTGATCAAGTGCAAGGGTTGCGTGAAGTTAAAGGGGAGGCTTACTCGTATTTTAATGGTCAATTACATGGAAATAAAATTTGGAATGG TGTTGTTTATGGAATTGGAGTCACTTTGATTGAGCCATTGAACTATTCATCATTTTTCAACCGTGAGATGATATATGGTTACCCGGATGATTTCGAAAG GTTCTCTTACTTCTGTCGTGCCTCACTGGATTATATTGTAAAATGTGGGAAGCAACCCGATGTACTGCATCTTCATAACTGGGAGACTGCCATTGTTGGGCCCCTTTTCTGGGATATATTTTTTAACAAG GGACTTGGAGGAACCAGAATATTACTGACATGCCACGACTTCAATTCACAG GGTATCGAGCAACCAAATAAATTGGCCTTATGTGGACTTGATCCTTCAAATCTTCATCAACATGATCGCCTTCAAGACAACACTAACACACAATTTGTCAATATTTTAAAG GGAGGAGTCGTCTATTCAAACAGAGTTGTAATAATGTCATCTATCCATCCAAAGCACACAATTGTTCGTAATTTGAGTCATGAACTGGAACCTACTTTAAATGTTCATAG GGACAAGTTGGTTGTTGCTCCATATGGATTTGAGAAATCAACATGGGATCCTTCGAGGGACTATTTTCTTCCAGAAAATTTCAATGCTGAAAATATGAATGGAAAAGCGATTTGCAAAGTTGCATTACTGCAGCAGTTGGGGTTATCTGAACATTCTTCTAGTATTCTT GTTGGATGCAATTTTTCAGAAGGAACGGATATTGATGTGAAAAAGATGAAGGATATCGTTTTGAATGCCAAGCAGAAGGACGTCCAG CTTATATTAATGAACACAAGTGAGAAACAGGTCTTGAATCAGGCACTAGAATCACTTCAGAAGCAACTAAAG GATGATGATAATATTAAATTTGTGGGTGCATATGATGAAGTTTTATCGCATTTAATATTCGCAGGATCTGACATTATCTTGTGTCGATCATTTCTTGATCCTTCCGATGAAACCCCA CTAAAAGCTTTGAGGTATGGAACAGCTCCAATAGCGGTTGGCACGCATACTCACATAAACAG GGTGATACCTTTTGATAGGAACTTGATGAATCATGACCAAGAGGCAACCAAGTACTCAAAGATAATCAACAATACCTTTGGAAACATGTCACTTGGTCTTGCCATTGATGAAATT AGGAGTAACCCATCCACGTGGAAACGAAGGATAGTGGAAGCAATGTCCCATGATTTATCATGGGATGGTGAATGTTACGAAGTTCATCTGGCAGCTTATTCGGCTATAAAGAATATGTGA
- the LOC127074962 gene encoding uncharacterized protein LOC127074962 isoform X2 gives MTDQYNHYDILQHQLGKLIKIMAAWFNSIMPNLGIPSSFLPKPISLPPLSSFRNNGDVNNNLHDQRLETNKNEDLSKSLSDDEKNVKQDNIWQLFREAQQNILYLNNQRLGAIEELNKTNKEKQFLFDKIRKLEAEKKEGTDKLSTCSELLLRIDSMVLGRVISPAEASDFRSLVLNHKVSVVDVFNLVSHKSDSELLRELRHFSDQSKTRSFHIIHICTEMAPLVHRGSVASYVTGISRALQRKGHLVEVILPKYACLDLDQVQGLREVKGEAYSYFNGQLHGNKIWNGVVYGIGVTLIEPLNYSSFFNREMIYGYPDDFERFSYFCRASLDYIVKCGKQPDVLHLHNWETAIVGPLFWDIFFNKGLGGTRILLTCHDFNSQGIEQPNKLALCGLDPSNLHQHDRLQDNTNTQFVNILKGGVVYSNRVVIMSSIHPKHTIVRNLSHELEPTLNVHRDKLVVAPYGFEKSTWDPSRDYFLPENFNAENMNGKAICKVALLQQLGLSEHSSSILVGCNFSEGTDIDVKKMKDIVLNAKQKDVQLILMNTSEKQVLNQALESLQKQLKDDDNIKFVGAYDEVLSHLIFAGSDIILCRSFLDPSDETPLKALRYGTAPIAVGTHTHINRNLMNHDQEATKYSKIINNTFGNMSLGLAIDEIRSNPSTWKRRIVEAMSHDLSWDGECYEVHLAAYSAIKNM, from the exons ATGACTGATCAGTATAATCATTATGATATACTACAACATCAGTTGGGAAAGTTAATCAAAATTATGGCGGCATGGTTCAACTCAATCATGCCAAATTTGGGAATTCCTTCGTCTTTTCTTCCAAAACCCATTTCACTTCCTCCTCTTTCTTCTTTCAG GAATAATGGAGATGTCAATAATAACTTACATGACCAAAG GTTAGAGACTAATAAAAATGAGGACTTGTCCAAG TCATTATCTGATGACGAAAAGAATGTGAAACAAGATAACATTTGGCAATTGTTCAGAGAAGCTCAGCAGA ACATACTATACTTAAACAATCAACGCCTTGGTGCCATTGAGGAACTTaacaaaacaaacaaagaaaaacaGTTCCTATTTGATAAGATAAGGAAATTAGAAGCAGAAAAGAAGGAGGGTACAG ATAAGTTATCAACTTGTTCCGAATTGCTGCTTCGAATAGACTCAATGGTCCTTGGCAGGGTGATTAGTCCTGCAGAGGCATCAGACTTTAGAAGTTTGGTGTTAAACCACAAAGTGAGTGTGGTTGATGTCTTTAATCTCGTCTCACATAAAAGCGATTCTGAACTTCTCAGAGAACTTCGTCACTTTTCAGATCAAAGCAAAAC GAGGAGTTTTCATATTATTCACATTTGCACAGAAATGGCACCATTGGTCCATAGAGGGTCTGTAGCATCATATGTAACCGGCATATCTCGTGCACTTCAAAGAAAAGGCCACCTGGTGGAGGTTATATTGCCCAA GTATGCATGTTTAGACCTTGATCAAGTGCAAGGGTTGCGTGAAGTTAAAGGGGAGGCTTACTCGTATTTTAATGGTCAATTACATGGAAATAAAATTTGGAATGG TGTTGTTTATGGAATTGGAGTCACTTTGATTGAGCCATTGAACTATTCATCATTTTTCAACCGTGAGATGATATATGGTTACCCGGATGATTTCGAAAG GTTCTCTTACTTCTGTCGTGCCTCACTGGATTATATTGTAAAATGTGGGAAGCAACCCGATGTACTGCATCTTCATAACTGGGAGACTGCCATTGTTGGGCCCCTTTTCTGGGATATATTTTTTAACAAG GGACTTGGAGGAACCAGAATATTACTGACATGCCACGACTTCAATTCACAG GGTATCGAGCAACCAAATAAATTGGCCTTATGTGGACTTGATCCTTCAAATCTTCATCAACATGATCGCCTTCAAGACAACACTAACACACAATTTGTCAATATTTTAAAG GGAGGAGTCGTCTATTCAAACAGAGTTGTAATAATGTCATCTATCCATCCAAAGCACACAATTGTTCGTAATTTGAGTCATGAACTGGAACCTACTTTAAATGTTCATAG GGACAAGTTGGTTGTTGCTCCATATGGATTTGAGAAATCAACATGGGATCCTTCGAGGGACTATTTTCTTCCAGAAAATTTCAATGCTGAAAATATGAATGGAAAAGCGATTTGCAAAGTTGCATTACTGCAGCAGTTGGGGTTATCTGAACATTCTTCTAGTATTCTT GTTGGATGCAATTTTTCAGAAGGAACGGATATTGATGTGAAAAAGATGAAGGATATCGTTTTGAATGCCAAGCAGAAGGACGTCCAG CTTATATTAATGAACACAAGTGAGAAACAGGTCTTGAATCAGGCACTAGAATCACTTCAGAAGCAACTAAAG GATGATGATAATATTAAATTTGTGGGTGCATATGATGAAGTTTTATCGCATTTAATATTCGCAGGATCTGACATTATCTTGTGTCGATCATTTCTTGATCCTTCCGATGAAACCCCA CTAAAAGCTTTGAGGTATGGAACAGCTCCAATAGCGGTTGGCACGCATACTCACATAAACAG GAACTTGATGAATCATGACCAAGAGGCAACCAAGTACTCAAAGATAATCAACAATACCTTTGGAAACATGTCACTTGGTCTTGCCATTGATGAAATT AGGAGTAACCCATCCACGTGGAAACGAAGGATAGTGGAAGCAATGTCCCATGATTTATCATGGGATGGTGAATGTTACGAAGTTCATCTGGCAGCTTATTCGGCTATAAAGAATATGTGA